The following proteins are encoded in a genomic region of Bacteroidales bacterium:
- a CDS encoding PD-(D/E)XK nuclease family protein, which translates to MKKFLEQITDELIERHGKQFVELCIVLPNRRAGLFLKKYLSEKLRKTSFVPEIYSIEDFITKISGVEIIDDISILIRFYKIYKSINPANAETFNEFINWAQVVLADFNEIDMYLVDAANLFAYLNETKLIENWSPDKKELTDFQKKYLSFWNSLGQLYEILKQQLLSENKAYDGLSYRIVSENTEDRTTKYNWHKIIFVGFNALTKAEEKIIKNLIKSDKAEIVWDADSYYTDNENHEAGFFLRKYKKTFLKNSVFKTSNYFSDNEKEIEITGVTKNVGQAKATSEIIKNKNLFDENTAVVLADENLLFPVLNSLPSEIKNLNVTMGYPLINSPLYSLIENLFMLHENAIKFASLTNAKSYRFYNKDIVRIFKHPYLNFNNDLKNIYKKISDFIIEKNKVYLSYSDIFNCLDIFEKTKFEKTAEILFSKWNSAVDCLKAIGKIINSIKDDLNENNITTNEILFAFRKIIWQLEPLTEEPEIRDDINTFHNIFGHILKFTKIPFYGEPLKGLQIMGMLETRNLDFENVFILSSNEGKLPAGKTENSFIPFDIKLKFGLPTHRDKDSIFAYHFFRLLQRAKNIHILYNSDIENFGKGEKSRFISQLLYEQKENPKINLVQKILLSDIPFYKQTDIAIKKNEKIIQALKNISESGLSPSALNTYINCSLQFYLKFIAKLEEPEEIKEEIESDKFGSVIHKVLRKIYSSFINKILEIEELKKVIPEIETLVKKAIEAENAGEISYGKNLLIAKVANKFIKNFISYEINFIQELEKKGGSVKIFDVEKYLSTTVDINNPDFKNIVIKGIIDRIDSIGNTTRIIDYKTGKVTKTELKPAEWSDIITDKKYEKAFQLLTYAYLFSKRNLNKNNIKTGIIPLGSISNGFMPVEIPHEENNFKSFEEQLIILATQIFDSEISFKQTEKADNCKYCDFKGICNR; encoded by the coding sequence AAAATTTCTTGAACAAATTACAGATGAACTCATCGAAAGGCACGGAAAACAGTTTGTTGAGCTTTGCATAGTACTTCCAAATCGCAGAGCCGGTTTGTTCCTGAAAAAATATCTTTCTGAAAAACTCAGAAAAACATCATTTGTTCCCGAAATATATTCAATTGAAGATTTTATTACAAAGATTTCGGGAGTTGAAATTATTGATGACATCAGTATTCTTATAAGGTTTTACAAAATATACAAAAGCATTAATCCTGCAAATGCCGAAACCTTTAACGAATTTATCAACTGGGCACAGGTTGTACTTGCCGATTTTAATGAAATTGACATGTATCTGGTTGATGCAGCAAATTTGTTTGCATATCTGAATGAAACTAAATTAATTGAAAACTGGTCGCCCGATAAAAAAGAGCTGACGGACTTTCAGAAGAAATATCTTAGTTTCTGGAATTCATTGGGGCAGCTTTATGAGATTTTAAAACAACAACTTTTATCGGAAAACAAGGCATATGATGGATTGTCATACAGAATTGTTTCTGAAAATACCGAGGATAGAACAACAAAATACAACTGGCATAAAATAATTTTTGTCGGATTCAATGCTCTTACAAAAGCTGAAGAAAAAATAATTAAGAATTTAATCAAATCCGACAAAGCAGAAATAGTATGGGATGCCGACTCGTATTATACCGATAACGAAAATCACGAAGCAGGTTTTTTTCTCAGAAAATATAAAAAAACATTTTTAAAAAATTCGGTTTTTAAAACAAGTAATTATTTTTCAGATAATGAAAAAGAAATAGAAATAACGGGTGTTACAAAAAATGTTGGTCAGGCAAAAGCCACAAGCGAAATAATTAAAAATAAAAATTTATTTGATGAAAATACCGCAGTTGTTCTTGCCGATGAGAATTTGCTGTTTCCGGTATTAAATTCATTGCCAAGTGAAATTAAAAACTTAAATGTAACAATGGGCTATCCTTTAATTAATAGTCCTTTATACAGCTTAATCGAAAATCTTTTCATGCTTCACGAGAATGCGATAAAATTTGCATCACTCACAAATGCTAAAAGCTACAGATTTTACAATAAGGATATTGTAAGAATATTTAAACATCCGTATCTCAACTTTAACAATGATTTAAAAAATATTTACAAAAAAATATCAGATTTTATCATCGAAAAAAACAAAGTATATCTTTCATACTCCGACATATTCAATTGTCTTGATATTTTTGAAAAAACCAAATTTGAAAAAACAGCGGAAATTTTATTTTCAAAGTGGAATTCAGCCGTTGATTGCCTCAAAGCTATTGGGAAAATCATCAATTCTATAAAAGATGATTTAAATGAAAATAATATAACAACAAATGAAATATTATTTGCTTTCAGAAAAATAATATGGCAGCTCGAACCATTGACAGAAGAACCGGAAATACGTGATGACATAAATACATTTCACAATATTTTCGGGCATATTTTAAAATTTACAAAAATACCTTTTTATGGCGAACCCCTGAAAGGACTACAAATTATGGGAATGCTCGAAACAAGAAATCTTGATTTTGAAAATGTATTTATTTTATCGAGCAATGAAGGAAAACTACCGGCAGGAAAAACCGAAAATTCATTTATTCCTTTTGATATAAAATTGAAATTCGGATTGCCCACACATAGAGACAAAGATTCTATTTTTGCTTATCATTTTTTTCGTCTTTTGCAAAGAGCCAAAAACATTCATATTTTATATAACAGCGATATCGAAAATTTCGGAAAAGGCGAAAAAAGCAGGTTTATATCACAATTATTATATGAACAAAAAGAAAATCCTAAAATTAATTTAGTTCAAAAAATTCTTTTATCTGACATTCCTTTCTATAAGCAAACAGATATTGCTATCAAAAAAAATGAAAAAATAATTCAGGCATTAAAAAATATTTCCGAAAGCGGACTTTCACCATCAGCACTCAATACCTACATAAATTGCTCATTGCAATTTTATTTAAAATTTATTGCAAAACTTGAAGAACCCGAAGAAATAAAAGAAGAAATAGAATCCGATAAATTCGGTTCTGTTATCCATAAAGTTTTGAGAAAAATATATTCATCTTTTATAAATAAAATACTGGAAATCGAAGAACTAAAAAAAGTCATTCCTGAAATTGAAACTCTTGTAAAAAAAGCTATAGAAGCCGAAAATGCAGGTGAAATAAGCTATGGAAAAAACTTGCTAATAGCAAAAGTCGCCAATAAGTTTATTAAAAATTTTATTTCTTATGAAATTAATTTTATTCAAGAACTTGAGAAGAAAGGCGGTTCAGTTAAAATTTTTGATGTTGAAAAATATTTAAGTACAACTGTTGACATTAATAATCCTGATTTTAAAAATATAGTTATAAAGGGTATTATTGACAGAATTGATAGTATTGGAAATACCACCAGAATTATTGATTACAAAACCGGAAAAGTTACAAAAACCGAATTAAAACCTGCGGAATGGAGCGATATTATTACTGACAAGAAATATGAAAAAGCTTTTCAATTATTAACGTATGCTTATTTGTTCAGCAAAAGAAATTTAAATAAAAATAATATTAAAACAGGTATAATTCCACTTGGCAGTATTAGCAATGGATTTATGCCTGTTGAAATTCCCCATGAAGAAAATAATTTTAAAAGTTTTGAAGAGCAATTAATAATTTTAGCAACTCAGATTTTCGACTCCGAAATATCTTTCAAGCAAACCGAAAAAGCAGATAATTGTAAATATTGCGATTTTAAAGGTATTTGCAATAGGTAG
- a CDS encoding cysteine desulfurase family protein, translated as MNFIYIDNAATTSVEPLVVEVMTEVLNNIYGNPSSIHSFGRQAKVVVEDARKKIAELINVVPSEIFFTSGGTEAVNTAINGCINGLKIKSIITSEIEHSAVLNTLKKFSNKIKLNFVKLDNKGTIDSNNLEELLKINSNALVILMHANNEIGNLLSIKETGEICEKHNALFFSDTVQTIGKYKIDFSNLNIHFAACSAHKFHGPKGAGFLYVKNGIMINPLLLGGSQELNMRAGTENIAGIAGMVKALEIAYNDNEKNMLHIKNLKDYLIQQLKNNFEDIVFNGDCEERGLYNLINISFPKTEKSEMIIYNLDIAGIAVSSGSACTSGVNKPSHVLKALNYDANRPIIRVSLSKYNTKNEIDFFVEKLREIMD; from the coding sequence ATGAATTTTATATACATTGATAACGCTGCAACAACATCCGTCGAACCATTGGTAGTGGAGGTGATGACTGAAGTTTTAAATAATATTTATGGAAATCCTTCGTCAATTCATTCATTTGGGAGGCAAGCAAAAGTTGTTGTTGAAGATGCAAGGAAGAAAATTGCAGAGTTAATCAATGTTGTTCCTTCAGAAATATTTTTCACATCGGGTGGAACAGAAGCTGTAAATACCGCAATTAACGGATGTATTAATGGTTTGAAAATTAAAAGTATTATAACTTCCGAAATAGAACACTCTGCCGTTTTAAATACTTTGAAAAAATTTTCAAATAAAATAAAATTAAATTTTGTAAAACTTGATAATAAAGGAACTATTGATTCCAATAATCTTGAAGAATTATTGAAAATAAATTCAAATGCATTGGTGATACTTATGCACGCAAATAATGAAATTGGTAATTTATTGTCAATAAAGGAAACCGGAGAAATTTGCGAAAAACACAATGCTTTATTTTTTTCCGATACTGTACAAACCATCGGAAAATATAAAATTGATTTCAGTAATCTTAATATTCATTTTGCTGCATGTTCTGCTCATAAATTTCATGGACCAAAAGGTGCTGGTTTTTTATATGTTAAAAATGGAATTATGATAAACCCTTTACTATTAGGTGGAAGTCAGGAATTGAACATGAGAGCCGGAACGGAAAACATTGCAGGTATTGCCGGAATGGTTAAAGCACTTGAAATTGCATATAACGACAATGAAAAAAATATGCTGCATATAAAAAATCTGAAAGATTATTTGATTCAGCAATTAAAAAATAATTTTGAAGATATAGTTTTTAACGGAGATTGTGAGGAAAGGGGTCTATATAATTTAATAAATATTTCTTTCCCAAAAACTGAAAAGAGTGAGATGATTATTTATAATTTGGATATTGCAGGTATTGCAGTTTCGAGTGGCAGTGCTTGCACTTCCGGGGTAAATAAACCCTCGCATGTTTTGAAAGCTTTGAATTACGATGCAAACCGCCCTATAATCCGTGTTTCATTAAGCAAATACAACACAAAAAATGAAATTGATTTTTTTGTTGAAAAACTAAGAGAAATAATGGATTAA
- the glmM gene encoding phosphoglucosamine mutase, giving the protein MTLIKSISGIRGTIGDIVGEDLTSADIKAFSAAFGTWIKSKNKSNKTKIVIGRDARTSGEMVSSIVSDTLRKLNIDVVDLGLSTTPTVEIAVDGLKANAGIIITASHNPEQWNALKLLNEKGEFISADEGAEIIEIAEKGNFEIKNNKEQGNYCTDETWIKKHIDKILALPLVDANIIEKANFRIAIDGINSTGGIALPLLLKALKVKEIIELNCEPTGKFAHNPEPLPEHLSEISKVVKEKNAELGFVVDPDVDRLAIVCEDGSMFGEEYTLVAVADYILKNKKGSTVSNLSSTMALKEITEKHGCKYFSSAVGEVNVVDAMKKNNSIIGGEGNGGIIYPELHYGRDALVGIALFLTHLAKENISCKTLRNKYPDYFISKNKIELTPDIDVDKILKAIQSKYKNQKITTIDGVKIEFENEWVHLRKSNTESIIRIYSESKNREKANELANKIIDDIKSLI; this is encoded by the coding sequence ATGACACTTATCAAATCAATTTCGGGGATACGCGGTACAATTGGAGATATAGTTGGTGAAGATTTGACTTCGGCTGACATCAAGGCATTTTCTGCTGCTTTTGGAACATGGATAAAAAGTAAAAATAAATCGAATAAAACAAAAATTGTTATTGGCAGAGATGCGCGAACTTCAGGTGAAATGGTTAGTTCAATCGTATCGGATACTTTGCGAAAATTGAATATTGATGTTGTTGACCTCGGATTATCAACTACTCCAACAGTTGAAATTGCCGTTGACGGATTAAAAGCAAATGCCGGAATAATTATTACTGCAAGCCATAATCCCGAGCAATGGAATGCTCTGAAATTATTAAATGAAAAAGGAGAATTTATTTCTGCTGACGAAGGAGCGGAAATTATTGAAATTGCTGAAAAAGGAAATTTTGAAATTAAAAACAACAAAGAACAGGGAAATTACTGTACTGATGAAACGTGGATTAAAAAGCATATAGATAAAATTCTTGCTTTACCTTTAGTAGATGCAAATATAATTGAAAAAGCAAATTTCAGAATTGCTATTGATGGCATAAATTCTACTGGTGGCATTGCTTTGCCTCTTTTGTTAAAAGCATTAAAAGTAAAAGAAATTATTGAATTGAATTGTGAACCGACAGGAAAATTTGCTCATAACCCTGAACCATTACCGGAACATTTATCTGAGATTTCGAAAGTTGTAAAAGAAAAAAATGCTGAACTTGGTTTTGTTGTTGACCCCGATGTTGACCGTTTGGCAATAGTTTGCGAAGACGGCAGCATGTTTGGTGAAGAATATACTTTAGTTGCTGTTGCCGATTATATTTTGAAAAATAAAAAAGGAAGCACTGTTTCAAACTTATCTTCAACAATGGCATTGAAAGAAATTACAGAAAAACATGGATGTAAATATTTTTCTTCTGCCGTTGGTGAAGTTAATGTTGTTGATGCAATGAAAAAAAACAACAGCATTATCGGAGGTGAAGGTAACGGTGGAATTATTTATCCTGAGCTGCATTACGGACGCGACGCATTAGTGGGAATCGCTTTATTTTTAACCCATTTGGCAAAAGAAAATATAAGCTGCAAAACATTAAGAAATAAATATCCCGATTATTTTATTTCAAAAAATAAAATTGAATTAACTCCGGATATTGATGTAGATAAGATATTAAAGGCAATTCAAAGTAAATACAAAAATCAAAAAATAACAACTATTGACGGTGTAAAAATTGAGTTTGAAAATGAATGGGTACATCTGCGAAAGTCAAATACCGAATCAATAATTAGAATATACAGCGAGAGTAAAAATCGCGAAAAGGCAAATGAACTGGCAAATAAAATAATTGATGATATTAAGTCATTAATCTGA
- a CDS encoding ORF6N domain-containing protein, producing MKSDNTALIALDSFLEEHQVKLRNQLVILDSDIIKLFEINFQKLYTLVKSNKKRFPNDFMFELNVNEKKKFNHARYAFTDSGVLMLSGLINTERGIKINLQLIELFVERFSEYVFELIKNL from the coding sequence ATGAAAAGCGATAACACAGCACTAATAGCATTAGATTCATTTTTAGAAGAACATCAAGTTAAACTTCGCAATCAGCTTGTTATTCTTGATTCTGATATCATTAAACTATTCGAGATTAACTTTCAAAAGCTTTATACGCTGGTAAAATCAAATAAAAAACGATTTCCAAATGATTTTATGTTTGAATTAAATGTAAATGAGAAAAAGAAATTCAATCATGCAAGGTACGCATTCACGGACTCAGGAGTATTAATGCTATCAGGGCTAATAAATACTGAAAGAGGAATTAAAATAAACCTTCAATTAATAGAATTATTTGTTGAGAGATTTTCGGAATATGTATTTGAACTAATAAAAAACTTGTAG